The sequence GGCTGCGACAAGAACATGCCCGGCGGCCTGATGGGCATGCTGCGCGCCAACGTGCCGGCGATTTTTGTCTATGGCGGCACGATCTTGCCAGGCCATTACCAGGGCAAAGACCTGAACATCGTCAGCGTGTTCGAAGCCGTCGGTGAAAACGCCGCCGGCCGCATGAGCGACGAAGACCTGCTGCAGATTGAGCGTCGCGCCATTCCCGGCACCGGCAGCTGCGGCGGCATGTACACCGCCAACACCATGTCCAGCGCCTTCGAGGCCCTGGGCATTTCGCTGCCCTACTCCAGCACCATGGCCAATCCGCATGACGAAAAGCTGAACTCGGCGAAGGAATCGGCCCGGGTGCTGATCGAAGCGGTCAAGAAAGACATCAAGCCGCGCGACATCGTCACCAAGAAATCCATTGAAAACGCCGTGGCCGTCATCATGGCCACCGGCGGCTCGACCAATGCCGTGCTGCATTTCCTGGCCATCGCCCATGCGGCCGGCGTCGAATGGACGATTGACGACTTCGAGCGCGTGCGCCAGAAAACCCCGGTGCTGTGCAACCTGAAACCCTCGGGCCAGTACCTGGCGGTGGACCTGCACCAGGCCGGCGGCATTCCGCAGGTCATGAAAATGCTGCTGGTCGCCGGCCTGCTGCATGGCGACTGCATCACCATTTCGGGCCAGACCATTGCCGAAGTGCTTGCGGACGTGCCCGATGCGCCGCGCGCCGGCCAGGACGTGATCCGCCCCATCGACCAGCCGATGTATGCGCAGGGCCACCTGGCCATCCTCAAGGGCAACCTCTCGCCCGAAGGCTGCGTGGCCAAGATCACCGGCTTGAAGAACCCGGTCATGACCGGCCCGGCCCGGGTGTTTGAGGACGAGCAGTCCGGCCTGAAGGCGATTCTGGACGGCAAGATCGTGGCCGGTGACGTGATGGTGCTGCGCTACCTCGGCCCCAAGGGCGGTCCCGGCATGCCTGAAATGCTGGCCCCGACCGGCGCGCTGATTGGCGCCGGCCTGGGCGAGAGCGTCGGCCTGATCACCGACGGGCGCTTTTCCGGCGGCACCTGGGGCATGGTGGTCGGCCATGTGGCGCCGGAAGCGGCGGCCGGCGGCAATATCGCCTTCATCGAGGAAGGCGACTCGATCACGATTGACGCCAATCAGCTGCTGCTGCAACTGAACATCAGCGACGCCGAGCTTGAAAGCCGCAAGGTCGGCTGGACGGCCCCGGCCCCGCGTTACACCCGTGGCGTGCAGGCCAAGTTCGCCTTCAATGCCTCCAGCGCCAGCAAGGGCGCGGTGCTTGATGACTATTGATGGCTGATACCACCTGCTGAACTGACCTGAAAAAAGCCCGTGAGTTACAAACTTCACGGGCTTTTTACGTTGATGAATCCAGCCGGTTTTTGGGCAGCGGGCGCCGAATTCAGGGGCGCTTTTTGGGCAGCAAACCGATTGCAGCGCGTTGCTTGTCGAGGCGTTTTTGCTTGCGGTCATCCATCTTTTCGATCTCTTTTCGCTTGGTGTAGCCCGAGCCGTCAGCCCATGCCCACCAGGCGACAGCGGCCGCGAACGGCGACAAAACCAGCCACCAGTTCAAACTGGCCACGGGTTCGATTTCGAGATATTTCAGGACCAGGCCCAAAACGCCGATGATTAAAAAATACATGCTGAACTCCTGAAATTCCGGCAAGCCAATGGGGATTTTGGCAATGATTGAACGTCAACCCCCGCCCCTACAATCGCGTTAAATCACTGTAACCGAATCCATCACCATTTACGAATGAGGCAACATCATGAAACTGAAACGTACCCTTTTGACAATCGCGTCCCTGGCAGCAGGTTTTGCGGTCTGCGCTCCGGCCATGGCCGACCTGCAACTGGCGACCGCCAAGAACTGCATGGCCTGCCACGCCGTTGACAAAAAGCTGGTCGGGCCTGCCTACAAAGACGTTGCCGCCAAATACGCGGGTCAAAAAGACGCGGCCGCCAAGCTGGAGGCCAAGGTGCTCAAAGGCGGCTCGGGCGTCTGGGGTCCGGTTCCCATGCCGGCCAATGCGCAGGTCAACCCCGACGAAGCCAAAAAACTCGTCGCCTGGATCCTGGCGCAAAAGTAATGCCCTGATTGCCGCCGCCGGACAGATCCGGCCGCCTTGGCCGCAGAGCCAAAAAAAAGCCCGTCGATTGACGGGCTTTTTTAATGACTGGTGAATGGCCGGTGACCCGGCCCGCAACCCTTACAGGTTCTGCGCCAGTTGCTCCAGGATGGCCGGATTCTCAAGCGTCGAGGTGTCTTGCGTCACCGCTTCGCCCTTGGCCACGCCGCGCAGCAGACGGCGCATGATCTTGCCGCTGCGCGTCTTGGGCAGGTTGTCGCCAAAGCGGATGTCCTTGGGTTTGGCGATGGGGCCGATTTCCTTGCCCACCCAGTCGCGCAATTCCTTGGCAATCGCCTTGCCTTCGTCGCCGGTGGGGCGTGAACGCTTGAGCACCACGAAGGCCACGATGGCCTCGCCGGTCAGGTCGTCGGGACGGCCGACCACGGCGGCTTCGGCCACCATCGGGTGCGCCACCAGCGCCGACTCGATTTCCATCGTGCCCATGCGGTGGCCGGAGACGTTCAGCACGTCGTCGATGCGGCCGGTGATGCGGAAGTAGCCGTTGTCGATGTTGCGCACCGCGCCGTCGCCGGCGAGGTAAATCTTGCCGCCCATTTCCTCGGGGAAGTAGCTCTTCTTGAAACGCTCGGGGTCGTTCCAGATGGTGCGGATCATCGACGGCCAAGGGCGCTTGACGACCAGCATTCCGCCCGAACCGTTGGGCACGTCATTGCCGGTTTCATCGACGATGGCTGCCATGATGCCGGGCAGCGGCAGCGTGCAGCTGCCGGGAACCAGCGGCGTGGCGCCTGGCAGCGGCGTGATCATGTGGCCGCCGGTTTCGGTCTGCCAGAAGGTATCGACCACCGGGCAGCGCTCGCCGCCGATGTTCTTGTAGTACCACATCCAGGCTTCGGGGTTGATCGGCTCGCCGACCGAGCCGAGGATGCGCAGGCTGCTCAGGTCGGAGCGGTCCGGATGCACGGCGGCATCGGCATCGGCGGCCTTGATCAGCGAGCGGATGGCGGTCGGCGCGGTGTAGAAAATCGAGACCTTGTGCTTTTCGATCATCTGCCAGAAGCGGCCGGCGTTCGGGTAGGTCGGAATGCCTTCGAAGACCACCTGCGTTGCGCCGGCGGCCAGCGGGCCGTAGGTGATGTAGGTGTGGCCGGTGATCCAGCCGATGTCGGCGGTGCACCAGAACACATCGTTGGGCTGCAGGTCGAAGGTCCAGTCCATCGTCAGCTTGGCCCACAGCAGGTAGCCGCCAGTGCTGTGCTGCACGCCCTTGGGCTTGCCGGTGGAGCCGGAGGTGTAGAGCACGAACAGCGGATGCTCGGCGCCGACGAATTCGGGCTCGCACACCGGGTTGGCCTTGGCGGTGACTTCATGCATCAGGCTGTCGCGGCCTTCGACCATCTTGCAGGCGGTCGGGGTGCGCTGATAGACGATCACGTTCTTGATCGACTCGCAGCCGCCCATCGCGATGCCTTCATCGACGATGGCCTTGAGCGGCAGTTCCTTGCCGCCGCGCAACTGATAGTTGGCGGTGATGACGGCCACGGCGCCGGCGTCCTGGATGCGTTCCTGCAGGCTCTTGGCCGAGAAGCCGCCGAACACCACCGAATGCGTCGCGCCGATGCGGGCGCAGGCCTGCATGGCAACGATGCCTTCAATCGTCATCGGCATGTAGATGACGACGCGGTCGCCCTTTTGCACGCCCATTTCCTTCAGCGCGCTGGCGAACTGGCTGACCTTGGCGTGCAGTTCCTTGTAGGTGACGTTGGTGACCTTGCCGTCGTCGCTCTCGAAAATGATGGCGTTCTTGCTTTCCGTCGGCGTGCCCAGGTGGCGGTCCAGGCAGTTGTAGGAGGCATTGAGTTCGCCATCGGCAAACCACTTGTAGAACGGGGCGTCGGACTCGTCCAGCACCTGGGTGAAGGGCTTGTTCCAGCTCAGGTTTTCACGCGCCAGCCGCGCCCAGAAACCCTCGAAGTCATTCTCGGCTTCAGCGCACAGGGCGTTGTAGCCTTCCATGCCGGAGATGCGCGCGGCCTTCACGGTGGCTTCGCTGGGCGGGAACACGCGGTTTTCAACCAATGTGGACTGGATGGAATTGTCAGGGGTGCTCATTAGTGATGTCTCCTTGGGTCGTTGAATGCGTGGTACTTTGGTGCTTTGCACTTACAGGCCACTGACGGGATTGAACCTTAACCCATGTCACCCTGTCATTTTTCTGTACCACCTCTCCCCCTACAATTTGTCACTCTGCTTAACGATTGCCATCATTCATGTCCGCCCCCACCCCGCTGAAAACTTCCCCCTTGCGTCCCTTGCCGAAACTGATCTTTGCCAGCCGCTGGCTGCAGTTGCCGCTTTACCTCGGACTGATCGCGGCGCAGGCGGTGTATGTCGTGCATTTCCTGGTCGAACTGGCTCACCTGATCGAAGCGGCCTTCGGCAGCCAGACCGCGCTGCAGGCGCTGATCAGCAGCATCGGCTACAAGACCATCACGCCCATCGTCACGCTCAACGAGACGGTCATCATGCTGGTCGTGCTGGCGCTGATTGACGTGGTCATGATCTCCAACCTCCTGATCATGGTGATCGTGGGCGGCTATGAAACCTTTGTCAGTCGCATGGAACTCGAAGGCCACCCCGACCAGCCCGAGTGGCTCAGCCATGTGAATGCGTCGGTGCTGAAGGTCAAGCTGGCCACCGCCATCATCGGCATCAGCTCGATTCACCTGCTCAAGACCTTCATCAATGCCGACAACTACACCGACCGGGTGCTGATCGCGCAGACGGTGATCCACATCACCTTCCTGCTGTCGGCGATGGCGATTGCCTACACCGACAAGATCATGTCAGGCATCGCGGCGCAAAAACACTGACAAAAAGGCCTTTTGCGCAAGCAGGACGGGCGCTGGCAGCTATATAAACCATAGCAGTCAGCGCTTTTTTGTTCACACCATGTTCTGCGGCACCACCCAGGCATCGAACTGTTCGGCCGTGACATGGCCCGAGGCAATCGCCGCCTCGCGCAGGCTGCTGCCTTCCTTGTGCGCCTTCTTGGCGATGAAGGCCGCCTTGTCGTAGCCGATGTGCGGGTTCAGCGCCGTCACCAGCATCAATGAACGGCCGACCAGTTCGGCGATGCGCTCGCGGTTGGGTGCTATGCCGACGGCGCAGTGGTCATTGAAGCTCACCATGCCGTCGGCCAGCAGGCGCACGCTTTGCAAAAAATTCCAGGCAATCATCGGCCGGAACACATTGAGTTCGAAGTTACCCGACGCGCCGCCGAAATTGATCGCCACATCGTTGCCGAACACCTGCGCGGCCAGCATCGTCAGCGCCTCGCTTTGCGTCGGGTTGACCTTGCCCGGCATGATCGACGAACCCGGCTCGTTCTCGGGAATGCTCAACTCGCCGATGCCGCTGCGCGGACCGCTGGCCAGCCAGCGCACATCGTTGGCAATCTTCATCAAGCTGGCGGCCAGCGTCTTCAGCGCGCCGTGGGCGTGGACCAGCGCGTCGCACGAAGCCATGGCCTCGAACTTGTTCGGCGCCGTGACGAAGGGCAAGCCGGTCAGCCGCGCCAGTTCGGCCGCGACCTGTTCGGCATAGCCTTTCGGCGCATTCAGCCCGGTTCCCACGGCGGTGCCGCCCAGCGCCAGTTCATACAAGTGCGGCAGCGCGGCGCGCACATGCGCCTCGCCGTGCGCCAGTTGCGCCACGTAGCCCGAAAACTCCTGGCCCAGCGTCAGCGGCGTCGCGTCCTGCAGGTGGGTACGGCCGATTTTCACGATGCCGTCAAAGTCGCGCGATTTCTGCGCCAGCGTGGCGCGCAGTTTTTCAATCGCCGGCAGCAGCCTGTTCGTCATGCCATCGACCGCCGACACATGCATGGCGGTCGGAAACACATCGTTCGACGACTGGCTGCGGTTCACGTCGTCATTCGGATGGACAAGGCGCGCATCGCCGCGCTCGCCGCCCAGCAATTCGCTGGCGCGGTTCGCCAGTACTTCATTGACGTTCATGTTGGTCTGCGTGCCCGAGCCGGTCTGCCAGACCACCAGCGGGAATTCGTCCGGATGCCGGCCGGCAATGACTTCATCGGCCGCCGCCACGATGGCGCTGGTTTTTTGATCATCCTGCAGGCCCAGCGCATGGTTGACGAGCGCCGAGGAGCGCTTGATCTGCGCCAGCGCCCGGATCAGCTCGACCGGCTGGCGCTCGCCTGAAATATCGAAGTTCTGCAGCGAACGCTGGGTTTGCGCGCCCCAGAGCCGCTCAGCCGGTACTTCGATGGGGCCGAAAGTGTCGCGCTCAGTGCGCGTGGCGTGGGGTGTAATCATCGCGTTGGCCTGACCTGTCAAAATAGCGGGTGGTACTTTTCAGCATAGCCTTTAATAAAAGCAGCGCTCCGTCAAGGGGAGTTGCACCACCTCACCAAAAGCCATGACCACGATCAAACAAGCCGACCTCATCGAATCCGTTGCCGCTGCTTTGCAGTACATCAGCTACTACCACCCGGCCGACTACATCGCCCACCTGGCGCGCGCCTACGAGCGCGAGCAAAGCCCGGCCGCCAAGGACGCGATTGCGCAAATCCTGACCAACAGCAAGATGAGCGCGACCGGCCACCGTCCGATCTGCCAGGACACCGGCATCGTCAACGTGTTTTTGAAAGTCGGCATGGACGTTCGCTGGGAAGGCTTCACCGGCAGCCTCGACGACGCCATCAACGAAGGCGTTCGGCAAGGCTACAACCACCCCGACAACACGCTGCGCGCCAGCGTCGTGGCCGATCCGCAATTCGACCGCAAGAACACCAAGGACAACACGCCAGCGGTGATCTTCACCGAAATCGTTCCGGGCAACACGGTCGAAGTCACCGTCGCGGCCAAGGGCGGCGGCTCCGAAAACAAGAGCAAGATGGTCATGCTGAATCCCGGCGACTCGGTGGTCGATTGGGTCTTGAAAACCGTTCCCACGATGGGCGCAGGCTGGTGCCCGCCCGGCATGCTGGGCATCGGCATCGGCGGCACCGCTGAAAAAGCCGTGCTGATGGCCAAGGAAAGCCTGATGGACGACCTGGACATGTACGAACTGCAGGCCAAATCGGCTTCCGGCGAAGCGCTGACCAAGGTCGAGGCCCTGCGACTGGAACTGTTTGAAAAGGTCAACGCGCTGGGCATAGGCGCGCAGGGCCTGGGCGGCCTGACCACCGTGCTCGACATCAAGATCAAGATGTATCCAACGCACGCGGCCAGCAAGCCAGTCGCCATGATCCCGAACTGCGCCGCCACGCGCCACGCGCATTTCGTCATGGACGGCAGCGGCCCCGTCTATCTGACGCCGCCGTCGCTCGACACTTGGCCCGATGTGGACTGGAAGCCTGACTACGTTAAGAGCAAGAAGGTCGATCTGAACACGCTGACGAAGGAAGAAGTCGCCAGCTGGACCCCCGGCCAGACCTTGCTGCTCAACGGCAAGATGCTGACCGGCCGCGACGCCGCGCACAAGCGCATTGCTGACATGCTGGCCAAGGGTGAAAAGCTGCCGGTCGATTTCACCAACCGCGTGATTTACTACGTCGGCCCGGTCGATCCGGTCAAGGGCGAAGCGGTCGGCCCCGCCGGCCCGACCACGGCGACCCGCATGGACGGCTTCACCGAAATGATGCTGGCGCAGACCGGCCTGATCTCGATGGTCGGCAAGGCCGAGCGCGGCCCGGTGGCGATTGCGGCGATCAAGAAGCACCAGAGCGCTTATTTGATGGCTGTCGGCGGCGCCGCTTATTTGGTGTCCAAGGCCATCAAGCACGCCGAAGTCGTCGGGTTTGCCGACCTGGGCATGGAAGCGATCTATGAGTTCGACGTGGTCGATATGCCCGTGACCGTGGCGGTCGATTCGGGCGGCACCAGCGCCCACATCACCGGCCCGGCCCTGTGGCAGGAACGCATTGCCACCGGCGAATTCAAGAACATCGCCGTGACCAACGCCTGACGATTCGGCCAAGTGAGCTGCCGTTGATGGACCGCGCCATCGGCGTGTTCGACAGCGGCATCGGCGGCCTGAGCGTGTTGAAAGCACTGCGGGCCGCTATGCCGCACGAGCACTTTATCTACATCGCCGACAGCGGCCACGCGCCCTACGGCGAGCGCGATGTTGCGCATGTGCTGGCGCGCTCGCGCGCCATCGTGCAGTATTTGGTGAATCAAAACGTCAAGGCGCTGGTGATGGCCTGCAACACCGCCACGGCGGCGGCCATTCACCTGCTACGCACCGAGCACCCGGGGCTGGCGCTGATCGGCGTCGAGCCGGCGCTCAAGCCCGCCGCCGGGCGCACACAGACCGGGCGCATCGGCGTGATGGCGACCCGCAGCACGCTGGCCAGCGCCAAGTTCCAGGCGCTGCTCGCCGCCCAATCGGGCGGCCCGCAAAAAGTTGAATTCATCGTCCAGCCCTGCGACGGCCTGGCCCATGCCATCGAGGCCAGCGCAGACACTGGCGACGCTACCAGAACCATAGCACTCTGCGCACACTACATAAGCGCAATGGGCCGATTTGGCACTGAAACCGGGCAAATCGACACGCTGGTGCTCGGCTGCACGCACTATCCGTTCGCCAGCGAACACCTGCGCGCCCTGGTCGGCGCGCAAGTGCAGTTCATCGACAACGGCGAAGCGGTGGCGCGCCAGACGCTGAGGCTGCTGCCTGCGTCCGTGATGGCGGCAAACGCGCCGCCCGGCCGGGTCAGCCTGTTCACCACCGGCCAGCCGGACACGCTGCAGGCCGCTGCGCAGCGCTGGCTGGGGCTGTCGGCGCCGGTCAATTCACTATTGTTTTAATAGCTGCTTGCGCATGCCCAGCTTGCGCAATTGGCCTAAAAGATCACTTTTTTACCCTTCATGCGCCGCTGGTAGCCATAAAAGCCGCGCAGCTTACGGTTTTGGCGAAGGCGCAGCGTTCACCGCCTGCGCCACCGCGCCCGGCTCCTTCCAGCCGCCGCCCAGCACCTTGTACAGCGTGACCTGGCTTTGCAATTGCGCCAGCCGGGTCTGCACCACGGCCTGCTGCGCCGTGAACAGCGAACGCTGCGCATCTAACAGGTCGAGCTGGCTGGCAATGCCGTTCTGGTAGCGCAGGTCGGACAGCTTGAAGCGCACGCCTTCGGCATTGGCCTGCGCCTGCTGCGCGCGCAACTGCTCGCCCAGCGTGGCGCGGCCGGCCAGCGCATCGGCCACTTCGCGAAATGCCGTCTGTATCGATTTTTCGTACTGCGCCACGGCAATGTCGCGCCCGGCGTTGGCCGAGTCCAGTCCGGCGCGGTTGCGGCCCGCGTCAAAAATCGGCAGCAGCAACTGCGGCGCAAGCGTCCAGCCAAAGCTGCCGCTCTTGAACAAATCCCCCAAGTGCGAGCTGGCGCTGCCGGCGCTGGCGGTGAGCGAAATCTTCGGGAAGAACGCCGCCCGCGCCGCGCCAATGTTGGCATTCGACGCCAGCAGCAGTTGCTCGGCCTGGCGCACGTCGGGGCGGCGCGTCAGCAAATCGGACGGCAAGCCCGCCGGCACATCGACCATCATCGGCATGTCGGCCAGCCCCTTGCCGGCCGGCAGCGCCACGGCCAGCTCGCCGGTGGCCGGCTGGCCCAGCAGCAGCACCAGCGCGTTCTGGTCCAGCGCGCGCTGGCGAATCAGCTGCGCCAGCGAGACACGCGCCGCTTCAATCAGCGACTCGGCCTGGCGCACGTCCAGCTCCGAACTCACGCCATTGTCA comes from Polaromonas naphthalenivorans CJ2 and encodes:
- a CDS encoding TIGR04438 family Trp-rich protein — protein: MYFLIIGVLGLVLKYLEIEPVASLNWWLVLSPFAAAVAWWAWADGSGYTKRKEIEKMDDRKQKRLDKQRAAIGLLPKKRP
- the murI gene encoding glutamate racemase, whose translation is MDRAIGVFDSGIGGLSVLKALRAAMPHEHFIYIADSGHAPYGERDVAHVLARSRAIVQYLVNQNVKALVMACNTATAAAIHLLRTEHPGLALIGVEPALKPAAGRTQTGRIGVMATRSTLASAKFQALLAAQSGGPQKVEFIVQPCDGLAHAIEASADTGDATRTIALCAHYISAMGRFGTETGQIDTLVLGCTHYPFASEHLRALVGAQVQFIDNGEAVARQTLRLLPASVMAANAPPGRVSLFTTGQPDTLQAAAQRWLGLSAPVNSLLF
- a CDS encoding efflux transporter outer membrane subunit, with translation MNKTPLSPRFQLAAVAAAALLAGCSMIPTYERPAAPVAADWPALSATAALSGTSGTANQGIAAADIEWQSFFSDPRLRQLIDASLRNNRDLRIAVLNIEQARAQFQIRRADQYPTVNAAATGSRQPSSSGDSITSTYTAGLAMTSYEFDFFGRVASLKEAALAQYLATEEGRKTTQISLVAAVANTYLSLLADEELIAITRQTLATREDSFRLSKLRFDNGVSSELDVRQAESLIEAARVSLAQLIRQRALDQNALVLLLGQPATGELAVALPAGKGLADMPMMVDVPAGLPSDLLTRRPDVRQAEQLLLASNANIGAARAAFFPKISLTASAGSASSHLGDLFKSGSFGWTLAPQLLLPIFDAGRNRAGLDSANAGRDIAVAQYEKSIQTAFREVADALAGRATLGEQLRAQQAQANAEGVRFKLSDLRYQNGIASQLDLLDAQRSLFTAQQAVVQTRLAQLQSQVTLYKVLGGGWKEPGAVAQAVNAAPSPKP
- a CDS encoding YqhA family protein → MSAPTPLKTSPLRPLPKLIFASRWLQLPLYLGLIAAQAVYVVHFLVELAHLIEAAFGSQTALQALISSIGYKTITPIVTLNETVIMLVVLALIDVVMISNLLIMVIVGGYETFVSRMELEGHPDQPEWLSHVNASVLKVKLATAIIGISSIHLLKTFINADNYTDRVLIAQTVIHITFLLSAMAIAYTDKIMSGIAAQKH
- a CDS encoding fumarate hydratase, with translation MTTIKQADLIESVAAALQYISYYHPADYIAHLARAYEREQSPAAKDAIAQILTNSKMSATGHRPICQDTGIVNVFLKVGMDVRWEGFTGSLDDAINEGVRQGYNHPDNTLRASVVADPQFDRKNTKDNTPAVIFTEIVPGNTVEVTVAAKGGGSENKSKMVMLNPGDSVVDWVLKTVPTMGAGWCPPGMLGIGIGGTAEKAVLMAKESLMDDLDMYELQAKSASGEALTKVEALRLELFEKVNALGIGAQGLGGLTTVLDIKIKMYPTHAASKPVAMIPNCAATRHAHFVMDGSGPVYLTPPSLDTWPDVDWKPDYVKSKKVDLNTLTKEEVASWTPGQTLLLNGKMLTGRDAAHKRIADMLAKGEKLPVDFTNRVIYYVGPVDPVKGEAVGPAGPTTATRMDGFTEMMLAQTGLISMVGKAERGPVAIAAIKKHQSAYLMAVGGAAYLVSKAIKHAEVVGFADLGMEAIYEFDVVDMPVTVAVDSGGTSAHITGPALWQERIATGEFKNIAVTNA
- the ilvD gene encoding dihydroxy-acid dehydratase — translated: METKVIAINRRSANITEGKSRAPNRSMYYAMGYEESDFKKPMIGVANGHSTITPCNSGLQKLADAAIDAIEEAGGNAQVFGTPTISDGMAMGTEGMKYSLVSREVISDCIETCVQGQWMDGVLVVGGCDKNMPGGLMGMLRANVPAIFVYGGTILPGHYQGKDLNIVSVFEAVGENAAGRMSDEDLLQIERRAIPGTGSCGGMYTANTMSSAFEALGISLPYSSTMANPHDEKLNSAKESARVLIEAVKKDIKPRDIVTKKSIENAVAVIMATGGSTNAVLHFLAIAHAAGVEWTIDDFERVRQKTPVLCNLKPSGQYLAVDLHQAGGIPQVMKMLLVAGLLHGDCITISGQTIAEVLADVPDAPRAGQDVIRPIDQPMYAQGHLAILKGNLSPEGCVAKITGLKNPVMTGPARVFEDEQSGLKAILDGKIVAGDVMVLRYLGPKGGPGMPEMLAPTGALIGAGLGESVGLITDGRFSGGTWGMVVGHVAPEAAAGGNIAFIEEGDSITIDANQLLLQLNISDAELESRKVGWTAPAPRYTRGVQAKFAFNASSASKGAVLDDY
- a CDS encoding c-type cytochrome; amino-acid sequence: MKLKRTLLTIASLAAGFAVCAPAMADLQLATAKNCMACHAVDKKLVGPAYKDVAAKYAGQKDAAAKLEAKVLKGGSGVWGPVPMPANAQVNPDEAKKLVAWILAQK
- the acs gene encoding acetate--CoA ligase, which codes for MSTPDNSIQSTLVENRVFPPSEATVKAARISGMEGYNALCAEAENDFEGFWARLARENLSWNKPFTQVLDESDAPFYKWFADGELNASYNCLDRHLGTPTESKNAIIFESDDGKVTNVTYKELHAKVSQFASALKEMGVQKGDRVVIYMPMTIEGIVAMQACARIGATHSVVFGGFSAKSLQERIQDAGAVAVITANYQLRGGKELPLKAIVDEGIAMGGCESIKNVIVYQRTPTACKMVEGRDSLMHEVTAKANPVCEPEFVGAEHPLFVLYTSGSTGKPKGVQHSTGGYLLWAKLTMDWTFDLQPNDVFWCTADIGWITGHTYITYGPLAAGATQVVFEGIPTYPNAGRFWQMIEKHKVSIFYTAPTAIRSLIKAADADAAVHPDRSDLSSLRILGSVGEPINPEAWMWYYKNIGGERCPVVDTFWQTETGGHMITPLPGATPLVPGSCTLPLPGIMAAIVDETGNDVPNGSGGMLVVKRPWPSMIRTIWNDPERFKKSYFPEEMGGKIYLAGDGAVRNIDNGYFRITGRIDDVLNVSGHRMGTMEIESALVAHPMVAEAAVVGRPDDLTGEAIVAFVVLKRSRPTGDEGKAIAKELRDWVGKEIGPIAKPKDIRFGDNLPKTRSGKIMRRLLRGVAKGEAVTQDTSTLENPAILEQLAQNL
- the fumC gene encoding class II fumarate hydratase translates to MITPHATRTERDTFGPIEVPAERLWGAQTQRSLQNFDISGERQPVELIRALAQIKRSSALVNHALGLQDDQKTSAIVAAADEVIAGRHPDEFPLVVWQTGSGTQTNMNVNEVLANRASELLGGERGDARLVHPNDDVNRSQSSNDVFPTAMHVSAVDGMTNRLLPAIEKLRATLAQKSRDFDGIVKIGRTHLQDATPLTLGQEFSGYVAQLAHGEAHVRAALPHLYELALGGTAVGTGLNAPKGYAEQVAAELARLTGLPFVTAPNKFEAMASCDALVHAHGALKTLAASLMKIANDVRWLASGPRSGIGELSIPENEPGSSIMPGKVNPTQSEALTMLAAQVFGNDVAINFGGASGNFELNVFRPMIAWNFLQSVRLLADGMVSFNDHCAVGIAPNRERIAELVGRSLMLVTALNPHIGYDKAAFIAKKAHKEGSSLREAAIASGHVTAEQFDAWVVPQNMV